GGATTTTCAAGTAACAAGCTTGCAAGATAGAGATTTCAATTTTACCAAAGTTTGGTTAAATAGCATTCTTCAAACTCTTGATATGCTTGGTAATCAAAAAACAAAGGTCGCATATCACATCATTGACAACCTTAACAAGGAAAACCAATACATAGGGACGCAAAGACAAATAGCTGAAAGAGTTGGAATATCTTTAAAAACAGTTTCAATCACTGTGAAAGCCCTGTTAAATGCTGATTTTCTTAGAAATTTAAGCAATGGAGTGTATTGTGTAAATCCAGATGTTTTATTCAAAGGAAGCAGAACATCAAGGCTAAATGTATTACAGCAATACAATACAGCTGAAAAGCCAAAAGTAAGTGATGAGGAGAAAATAGCTAATCTTGAAAAGGTCATTGCTACAGCACAAAAGGAAATCCAAAAGCTTAAATATAAATCTGTCC
This region of Leptotrichia sp. OH3620_COT-345 genomic DNA includes:
- a CDS encoding replication/maintenance protein RepL, which translates into the protein MKNEKITSKKVKVLGTQQYINANTGELEDFQVTSLQDRDFNFTKVWLNSILQTLDMLGNQKTKVAYHIIDNLNKENQYIGTQRQIAERVGISLKTVSITVKALLNADFLRNLSNGVYCVNPDVLFKGSRTSRLNVLQQYNTAEKPKVSDEEKIANLEKVIATAQKEIQKLKYKSVPIREKTGTDN